One Phaseolus vulgaris cultivar G19833 chromosome 4, P. vulgaris v2.0, whole genome shotgun sequence DNA window includes the following coding sequences:
- the LOC137836850 gene encoding uncharacterized protein: MAVLSPPTLSPLLLNTKSDFGSPPSLPLLPFSSSTPTTRFSSHLSVSYSKSESGLGSEQKKILLERYGYDVDADEYFSHSSSKSKRRKEPLKRRGGKQVEDPPEDPKPPRTTHKLLQVLGGTARRVKLLSPKGMDVRPMMEVVKGAAFDILQAAGGCPAALRPGRWLDLYSGTGSVGIEALSRGCSEVHFVEMDPWVVSSVLRPNLEETEFLDASVIHTVRVEKFFERAEQFVGNTGPFDYISVTPPYTQVDYGVLMRQISESSLIGENTFIVVEYPLKTDMLDSCGNLVKITDRRFGRTLLAIYGPTWSQKKRR; encoded by the exons ATGGCGGTTTTGTCGCCTCCAACACTGTCGCCACTGCTTCTCAACACCAAGTCAGATTTCGGCTCACCACCATCGTTACCTCTTCTCCCCTTCTCCTCCTCCACACCCACCACTCGCTTCTCCTCACACCTCTCCGTCTCTTACAGTA AATCCGAAAGTGGGTTGGGCAGTGAGCAGAAAAAAATCTTGCTTGAGCGCTATGGCTACGATGTCGATGCTGATGAGTACTTTTCTCACTCGTCTTCTAAG TCCAAGAGGAGAAAGGAGCCTCTAAAAAGAAGAGGAGGGAAGCAAGTAGAGGATCCACCAGAGGACCCCAAGCCTCCTCGTACTACCCATAAATTGCTTCAG GTTCTTGGAGGAACAGCTCGAAGAGTGAAGCTACTCTCACCAAAGGGCATGGATGTACGCCCCATGATGGAAGTGGTGAAAGGTGCAGCCTTTGATATATTACAG GCAGCTGGTGGCTGTCCTGCAGCGTTGAGGCCTGGTCGGTGGTTAGATTTGTATAGTGGCACAGGTTCTGTTGGAATTGAAGCGCTTAGCCGAGGATGTTCTGAG GTACATTTTGTTGAGATGGATCCTTGGGTTGTATCATCCGTTTTACGTCCAAACTTAGAGGAAACTGAATTCCTTGATGCTTCAGTCATACACACTGTCCGTGTGGAAAAATTCTTTGAACGTGCAGAGCAATTTGTAG GTAACACTGGCCCATTTGATTACATTAGTGTCACCCCTCCATATACACAAGTTGACTATGGGGTACTGATGAGGCAAATATCAGAATCATCCTTGATTGGAGAGAATACGTTTATT GTAGTTGAGTATCCTTTAAAAACTGACATGCTGGATTCTTGTGGAAACCTTGTGAAG ATAACCGACAGACGGTTTGGCCGGACGCTCTTGGCGATTTATGGACCGACATGGTCCCAGAAGAAGAGGAGATGA
- the LOC137836849 gene encoding CLAVATA3/ESR (CLE)-related protein 25 has product MESHTHKRGEDMGAGGVMSCRRLLLGALVSLGVIWFVFLAISENRQTKRTVLVPMNVISKHLKLVSMQRHALHSNSRLFIVSKRRVPNGPDPIHNRRAVKTRQPPTQA; this is encoded by the exons ATGGAAAGTCACACTCATAAGAGGGGTGAAGATATGGGTGCTGGTGGTGTTATGAGTTGTAGAAGGTTGCTTCTTGGAGCCTTGGTATCTTTAGGAGTCATCTGGTTTGTGTTCCTTGCTATCTCAGAGAACCGTCAAACAAAAAGAACAGTGCTAGTTCCAATGAATGTTATCTCCAAGCATTTGAAGTTGGTCAGCATGCAGAGGCATGCCTTGCATTCAAATTCTAGACTCTTCATAGTGAGCAAGAGAAGAGTGCCAAATGGACCTGATCCAATACACAACAG AAGAGCAGTGAAAACCAGACAGCCACCAACACAAGCCTGA
- the LOC137836851 gene encoding inactive LRR receptor-like serine/threonine-protein kinase BIR2 yields the protein MDRRNTFSSSFLILTLLGFHVFLGSSQVEEDDVKCLRGIKEALSDPQGHLDLWRFENTTVGFICDFVGVTCWNQRENRVLSLDFQDFKLSGRIPEAMKYCGKSLQRLNLASNSFSFEIPHEICTWMPFLVSLDLSGNQLSGSIPPTLANCSYLNELMLSDNQLSGSIPFELGSLSRLKKFSVANNRLSGTIPEFFHGFEREGFEGNSGLCGGPLGSKCGGMSKKNLAIIIAAGVFGAAASLLLAFGLWWWYHLSGKRKKKGYGVGSTVGAAGDWALRLRGYKLVQVSLFQKPIVKVKLGDLMAATNNFSGENVLFATRTGTTYKADLPDGSTLAVKRLNACRIGEKQFGMEMNRLGQVRHPNLAPLLGYCVVEEEKLLVYKHMSNGTLYSLLHKNGGVLDWMMRFRIGLGAARGLAWLHHGCHPPIIQQNICSNVILVDEEFDARLMDFGLARLMASDSNGSFVNGDLGEIGYIAPEYPSTLVASLKGDVYGFGVLLLELVTGQKPLYVSNGEEDFKGSLVDWVNMHSSLGRMKDCIDKAMSGRGHDEEILQFLKIALNCVVSRPKDRWSMYQVYHSLKGLSKDQSFFEHDDDFPLIFGKPENEAA from the coding sequence ATGGATCGCAGGAACacgttttcctcttccttcCTTATTCTGACCCTGTTGGGGTTTCACGTGTTCCTCGGCTCTTCGCAGGTCGAGGAGGACGACGTTAAATGTCTCCGTGGCATCAAAGAAGCTCTGTCGGATCCGCAGGGCCACCTCGACCTGTGGCGGTTCGAGAACACCACCGTGGGTTTCATCTGCGACTTCGTGGGTGTGACTTGCTGGAACCAAAGGGAGAACCGGGTCTTGAGTTTGGACTTCCAAGATTTCAAACTTTCGGGTCGGATCCCCGAGGCTATGAAGTACTGTGGGAAGAGCCTTCAGAGGTTGAATCTTGCTTCAAACTCTTTCTCCTTCGAGATCCCACACGAGATCTGTACTTGGATGCCGTTTTTGGTTTCTCTAGATTTGTCTGGTAATCAACTCTCTGGGTCTATTCCTCCCACACTTGCGAATTGTTCATATTTGAATGAGTTGATGTTGTCAGATAATCAGCTTTCTGGGTCAATCCCCTTTGAGTTGGGGAGTTTGAGTAGGCTCAAGAAGTTTTCTGTGGCCAATAATAGGCTTAGTGGGACAATTCCTGAGTTTTTCCATGGGTTTGAAAGGGAGGGCTTTGAGGGGAATAGTGGGTTATGTGGGGGTCCTCTTGGATCCAAGTGTGGTGGGATGAGTAAGAAGAATCTTGCTATTATTATTGCTGCTGGGGTGTTTGGTGCTGCTGCTTCGTTGTTGCTGGCTTTTGGCCTGTGGTGGTGGTACCATTTGAGtgggaagaggaagaagaaggggtaTGGGGTTGGTTCCACCGTGGGTGCTGCTGGTGATTGGGCTTTGAGGCTAAGAGGGTATAAGCTTGTGCAAGTTAGTCTCTTTCAGAAGCCTATTGTGAAGGTGAAGTTGGGGGATTTGATGGCTGCTACAAACAATTTCAGTGGGGAGAATGTTCTTTTTGCAACAAGAACCGGGACAACGTACAAGGCTGATCTCCCAGATGGTTCCACGCTAGCAGTGAAGAGGCTGAATGCTTGTAGGATTGGGGAGAAGCAGTTTGGGATGGAGATGAACCGGTTGGGGCAGGTTAGGCACCCGAATCTGGCTCCTCTGTTGGGGTACTGTgtggtggaggaggagaagTTGCTGGTTTACAAGCACATGTCCAATGGAACTTTGTATTCCTTGTTGCACAAGAATGGTGGGGTGCTGGATTGGATGATGAGGTTCAGGATTGGATTAGGCGCAGCAAGGGGGCTTGCATGGCTGCACCATGGCTGCCACCCTCCCATCATACAGCAGAACATTTGCTCCAATGTCATTCTTGTTGATGAGGAGTTCGATGCTCGGTTGATGGACTTTGGGCTAGCAAGGCTCATGGCTTCAGACTCAAATGGTAGTTTTGTGAATGGAGATTTGGGGGAGATTGGTTACATCGCCCCGGAGTATCCAAGCACTTTGGTTGCTTCATTGAAAGGGGATGTGTATGGTTTTGGTGTTTTGCTTTTGGAGTTGGTGACAGGCCAAAAACCACTCTATGTGAGCAATGGGGAGGAAGATTTCAAGGGTAGCTTGGTGGATTGGGTGAACATGCATTCTAGTTTGGGAAGGATGAAGGATTGCATTGATAAAGCCATGAGTGGAAGAGGGCATGATGAGGAGATTCTTCAGTTTCTGAAAATTGCTTTGAATTGTGTGGTTTCTCGCCCCAAGGATAGGTGGTCTATGTACCAGGTTTATCATTCCTTAAAGGGGTTATCAAAAGACCAGAGTTTCTTTGAACATGATGATGACTTTCCCTTGATCTTTGGTAAGCCAGAAAACGAGGCAGCATAG